In Hymenobacter sublimis, a single genomic region encodes these proteins:
- a CDS encoding glycoside hydrolase family 2 TIM barrel-domain containing protein — translation MPVRSFVSFWLIICLSTWLFSGCHSAGTHPEQQPVAPGVVPVQVVKTKDGYQLLRGGKPYTIKGVAGLQQLERVQALGGNSLRLYTTNYADAILDKAQQQGLTVMLGLWMKPEYEDFDYFDRKAVARQQAEIREQVLRFRHHPALLMWNVGNELDNHTNNPRAFQALNEVARMIHELDPHHPVTTTLTSNFNMVSAVERFCPDLDVLTVNIFGGLGELDSRLVQDGWAGPYIVGEYGARGWWEAPRTTWRAPLDQSSNTKAEFMRTRFEKSVTGQPRRCLGSYVLYWGQRFEQTAMWFSLFTDKGEKTAVVDMVHYLWTGKQVANKAPRLTRLRLGGLPPERNVLLRPGATYQASVEATDPEADSLRFTWQVVPEVDENFVLPQDRTAPEPLPNIIQQAQGERVLLQAPRKKGPYRLLVMANDGHGSVATHSYPFFVGQLTAADRAKEPQGSFRKKAFQ, via the coding sequence ATGCCGGTGCGCTCCTTTGTTTCTTTCTGGTTGATTATTTGCCTGAGTACCTGGCTTTTTAGTGGGTGCCACTCGGCTGGTACACACCCCGAGCAGCAGCCTGTGGCCCCGGGTGTGGTGCCCGTGCAGGTGGTGAAAACCAAGGACGGCTACCAGCTACTGCGCGGCGGCAAGCCCTACACGATTAAGGGAGTGGCGGGGCTGCAGCAGCTGGAGCGGGTGCAGGCCCTCGGCGGAAATTCCCTGCGGCTTTACACCACCAATTACGCCGATGCCATTTTAGACAAAGCCCAGCAGCAGGGCCTCACCGTGATGCTGGGGTTGTGGATGAAGCCCGAGTACGAGGATTTCGACTACTTCGACCGAAAGGCAGTGGCGCGGCAGCAAGCGGAAATCCGGGAGCAGGTGCTGCGTTTCCGCCATCATCCGGCGCTGCTGATGTGGAACGTGGGCAATGAGCTGGACAACCACACTAACAACCCGCGGGCGTTTCAGGCTCTGAACGAGGTAGCTCGCATGATTCACGAGCTTGACCCGCACCACCCCGTAACAACTACCCTGACCAGCAACTTCAACATGGTATCGGCCGTGGAGCGCTTCTGCCCCGACCTGGATGTGCTGACAGTCAACATTTTCGGTGGCCTGGGCGAGTTGGACTCCCGGCTGGTGCAGGATGGCTGGGCCGGGCCCTACATCGTAGGTGAGTACGGAGCCCGGGGCTGGTGGGAAGCCCCCCGCACTACCTGGCGCGCCCCGCTAGACCAGAGCAGCAATACCAAGGCGGAGTTCATGCGCACCCGCTTCGAAAAAAGCGTTACGGGCCAACCCAGGCGGTGTTTGGGTTCCTACGTACTCTATTGGGGGCAACGCTTCGAACAGACGGCCATGTGGTTTAGCCTTTTTACCGACAAGGGAGAGAAGACCGCCGTGGTAGATATGGTGCACTACCTCTGGACGGGAAAGCAGGTTGCCAACAAAGCGCCGCGCCTGACCCGCTTGCGGCTAGGTGGCCTCCCTCCTGAGCGCAATGTGCTGCTGCGGCCTGGTGCTACTTACCAAGCCAGCGTAGAAGCCACGGACCCCGAAGCCGACTCACTGCGCTTTACCTGGCAGGTGGTGCCGGAAGTGGATGAAAACTTCGTGCTGCCCCAGGACCGGACGGCCCCCGAGCCACTACCGAACATCATCCAGCAGGCTCAGGGAGAGAGGGTGCTGCTGCAGGCCCCGCGCAAAAAGGGCCCCTACCGGCTGCTGGTAATGGCCAACGATGGGCACGGCAGCGTTGCCACCCATAGCTACCCCTTTTTCGTGGGCCAGCTCACGGCCGCCGACAGGGCCAAGGAGCCCCAAGGCAGCTTCAGAAAAAAGGCGTTCCAGTAA
- the dapA gene encoding 4-hydroxy-tetrahydrodipicolinate synthase: MDKLRGTGVALVTPFTPTPERAVDYAALRRLADFTIEGGVEYLVINGTTAESATLTTAEKAEVLRAVREQVADRVPLVYGIGGNDTAATVRTIQQTDLTGISALLSASPYYNKPSQRGIIAHYQLLADASPVPVLLYNVPGRTSSNMTAATTLELAKHPNIIGIKEASGNLEQCIAIAAAKPADFLLISGDDMMTTSLISFGAVGIISVLANAFPRRFSDMTRHALSGNFQAASELLFGFVELNPLMYEESNPVGVKAALAAQGLCADAVRLPLVEGSENLKQRIGQLV, translated from the coding sequence ATGGACAAACTACGTGGCACTGGCGTAGCCCTCGTTACTCCGTTCACCCCCACTCCTGAGCGCGCCGTAGATTACGCCGCCCTGCGTCGTCTCGCCGACTTCACCATTGAAGGCGGCGTGGAATACTTGGTTATCAACGGCACCACCGCCGAATCGGCCACCCTAACCACCGCAGAAAAAGCCGAAGTGCTGCGCGCAGTGCGCGAGCAGGTAGCCGACCGAGTTCCGCTGGTGTACGGCATCGGGGGCAACGACACGGCCGCTACCGTCCGCACCATCCAGCAAACCGACTTGACGGGCATTTCGGCCCTGCTTTCGGCTTCTCCTTACTACAACAAGCCCAGCCAGCGCGGCATCATTGCGCATTACCAGCTGCTAGCCGATGCCTCCCCGGTGCCCGTGCTACTCTACAACGTGCCCGGCCGCACCAGCTCCAACATGACGGCCGCTACTACCCTGGAGCTGGCCAAGCATCCCAACATCATCGGCATCAAGGAAGCCAGCGGCAACTTGGAGCAGTGCATTGCCATTGCTGCCGCCAAACCTGCTGATTTTCTGCTGATTTCGGGGGATGATATGATGACCACGTCGCTGATCAGCTTCGGGGCCGTGGGCATTATCTCGGTGCTGGCCAATGCCTTCCCGCGCCGCTTCTCTGACATGACCCGGCACGCTCTCAGCGGCAACTTTCAGGCAGCTAGCGAACTGCTCTTCGGTTTCGTGGAGCTAAATCCGCTGATGTACGAGGAAAGTAACCCCGTGGGCGTGAAAGCCGCCCTGGCCGCCCAAGGCCTCTGCGCCGACGCCGTGCGCTTACCACTGGTGGAAGGCTCCGAAAACCTGAAGCAGCGGATTGGACAGTTGGTATAA
- the ligA gene encoding NAD-dependent DNA ligase LigA, with product MPADDNIQHQITALTERLHHLNYQYYQRDISEVPDQEFDQMLAQLAQLEKDYPQFAHPNSPTQRVGGTITKQFPTAEHRYPMLSLGNTYSEADLREFDERVRRGLEGAAVQYVCELKFDGVAMSLTYQDGQLTQGVTRGDGTRGDVVTSNVRTIRNLPLHLRPAGPPQPADFEVRGEIFMPLPVFAELNAEREANGEALLANPRNAASGALKLQDSALVAARKLRFFAYSFLMPGRSMFPTHSASLEALHAWGLPVSDTWRVCGTIEQVLDFVHEWDKKRFTLPVATDGIVIKVDDFRQQELLGFTAKSPRWAIAYKYPAEAARTRLHTIQYQVGRTGAVTPVALLDPVPLAGTVVKRASVHNANQIAALDLRLGDLVFVEKGGEIIPKITGVDLASRPANAVPIIYPTECPACGTPLIRPEGEAHFRCPNERACPPQLKAKLEHFVSRKALDIDGLGAETVGRFFDLRLVSNAASLYDLPAKAAELAQLERMGEKSVQRLLTGLEQSKQIPFDRVLFGLGIRYVGETVAEKLAQHYRTMDALAAASATELAAVPEVGGVIAESVAAWFQEPENRQLIEGLRAAGLQLALTGEAPQPQSDRLAGLTFVLSGVFEQHSREALQHLIQQNGGKITGSISKKLSYLVAGDKMGPAKREKATELKVPIITEDELLAMLPTSFDAEDAVLDQMLGDSTAAAPTPAAATATGQTPSAGAGEQGSLF from the coding sequence ATGCCCGCCGACGACAACATTCAGCACCAGATAACGGCCCTCACCGAGCGCCTGCACCACCTTAACTACCAATATTACCAGCGCGACATCTCGGAAGTGCCCGACCAGGAGTTCGACCAGATGCTGGCCCAGCTGGCCCAACTGGAAAAGGACTACCCCCAGTTTGCCCACCCCAACTCGCCTACTCAGCGCGTGGGCGGCACCATCACGAAGCAATTTCCTACGGCTGAGCACCGCTACCCCATGCTTAGCCTGGGCAATACCTACTCCGAGGCTGACCTGCGAGAGTTTGATGAGCGGGTGCGCCGCGGGCTGGAAGGTGCCGCCGTGCAGTACGTGTGTGAGCTGAAGTTTGACGGGGTAGCCATGAGCCTAACCTACCAGGACGGCCAACTCACGCAGGGTGTCACGCGCGGCGACGGTACCCGCGGCGACGTGGTAACCAGCAACGTGCGCACCATTCGCAACCTGCCCCTGCACCTGCGCCCCGCCGGCCCGCCCCAACCCGCTGACTTTGAGGTACGCGGCGAAATATTCATGCCCCTGCCGGTTTTTGCCGAGTTGAATGCTGAGCGGGAAGCCAACGGGGAAGCCCTGCTGGCCAATCCGCGCAACGCCGCCAGCGGGGCCCTCAAGCTCCAGGACTCGGCGCTGGTGGCAGCCCGCAAGCTGCGGTTTTTCGCCTATTCCTTCCTGATGCCGGGCCGGAGCATGTTCCCTACCCACAGCGCGTCGCTGGAAGCCCTGCACGCCTGGGGCCTACCCGTATCCGACACCTGGCGGGTGTGCGGCACCATAGAGCAAGTGCTGGATTTCGTGCACGAGTGGGATAAGAAGCGGTTTACGCTTCCGGTTGCTACCGATGGCATTGTTATCAAGGTCGACGATTTCCGCCAGCAGGAGCTACTGGGCTTCACGGCCAAAAGCCCCCGCTGGGCCATTGCCTACAAGTACCCGGCCGAAGCCGCCCGTACGCGCCTGCACACCATTCAGTACCAGGTGGGCCGCACGGGCGCCGTAACGCCCGTGGCCCTGCTCGACCCCGTGCCCCTGGCTGGCACCGTGGTCAAGCGCGCCTCCGTGCACAACGCCAACCAGATTGCGGCCCTCGACTTGCGTCTCGGCGACTTGGTTTTCGTGGAGAAAGGCGGTGAAATCATCCCCAAAATCACGGGCGTTGATTTGGCTTCCCGCCCCGCCAATGCCGTGCCCATCATCTACCCCACCGAATGCCCGGCCTGCGGCACGCCCCTGATCCGGCCCGAGGGTGAGGCCCACTTCCGCTGCCCCAATGAGCGGGCCTGCCCCCCCCAACTCAAGGCCAAGCTAGAGCACTTCGTTTCGCGCAAGGCCCTGGACATTGATGGGCTGGGCGCCGAAACCGTGGGGCGGTTCTTTGATCTGCGGTTGGTTTCGAATGCGGCCAGCCTCTACGACCTGCCCGCCAAAGCTGCCGAGCTGGCCCAATTAGAGCGCATGGGTGAAAAATCGGTGCAGCGCCTGCTCACGGGCCTGGAGCAGAGCAAGCAAATTCCGTTCGACCGGGTACTGTTTGGCCTGGGCATCCGCTACGTGGGCGAGACGGTAGCCGAAAAGCTCGCTCAGCACTACCGCACCATGGATGCCCTGGCCGCAGCCTCAGCCACGGAGCTGGCGGCCGTGCCGGAGGTAGGCGGCGTTATTGCCGAGTCGGTGGCGGCGTGGTTTCAGGAGCCGGAGAATCGCCAGCTGATTGAGGGCCTGCGGGCGGCGGGCCTGCAACTGGCCCTGACCGGCGAGGCTCCGCAGCCCCAGAGCGACCGGCTGGCGGGCCTCACCTTTGTCCTTTCGGGCGTGTTTGAGCAGCACAGCCGGGAGGCGTTGCAGCACCTGATTCAGCAGAACGGGGGCAAGATTACCGGTAGCATCAGCAAGAAGCTCAGCTACTTAGTAGCCGGCGACAAAATGGGCCCCGCCAAGCGCGAGAAAGCCACCGAACTGAAAGTACCCATCATCACCGAGGACGAGTTGCTGGCCATGCTGCCTACCAGCTTCGACGCGGAAGATGCCGTGCTAGACCAAATGCTGGGCGATTCTACAGCAGCGGCTCCTACCCCTGCGGCAGCCACCGCAACTGGCCAGACCCCATCTGCTGGGGCGGGTGAGCAAGGCAGCTTGTTCTAA
- a CDS encoding glycosyltransferase, giving the protein MTFYEETLTPEPALAPPPPLKVPSTATSIGSVLAKQVGQMRILVVVGVLLTGHFLWWFADSDHIGYAPLFWLLSVSLGFKLLRMLHEWYHYVGVSEPVAPAGPAPAYTVDVLTTFCPGEPYAMMDQTLRAMQAITYPHTSYLCDEADDPYLRQLCQQLGIVHVTRRHKVDAKAGNINHALQQATGQLCVVLDPDHVPAPDFLDQVVPYFACPTVGYVQVVQAYGNQDESLVARGAAEQTYHFYGPLMMGMHAYNTAQAIGANCTFRRAALDSIGGHAAGLTEDMHTALRLHAQGWQSVYVPRILSRGLVPSTLGAFYAQQLKWARGAFELLLTVYPRLFRRLSGRQKLHYATLPLYFLSGLVTLIDIAVPIASLLLVEFPWHLSLLEFALHLTPVLMMSLLIRYNAQRWLREPHEAGLHLVGGLLRTSTWWIYCLGFVYTLLRVRVPYIPTPKEGHGRNEWLLSLPNLVLAGICVAAARYGHYLTQTPYALLMMALALTNAALLFASVLMAQHELLKRLRQLATSARPLRWLLRQAENFLENQVGPRLPRLRTAAVFVAFFVFTTHSLISLGISLWLGRNTPSDALIWAHTGVGGVRIGQAATPPMSPMWTASVTSGTKVAPAVVELQLPPALGPHVTSATLAALDQQGSTPLLSWEVMGSRFQADAWQRSVATIRERNKPVLLRPLLRASTPAAYRKAWRELVTRFRAAGDTSAAWVWTPPRPDSVAAYFPGAAYTDWVAADYLSSQVITPTQATEQYQALRLQLAQRAELNSKPILLLIPSRPGQPLPSQAQRLTHTYPEVKAVVFGQPQPKHAEVAER; this is encoded by the coding sequence ATGACTTTCTATGAAGAAACGCTTACCCCTGAACCAGCCCTGGCTCCACCTCCTCCCCTTAAAGTACCTTCCACGGCAACTTCTATAGGCTCCGTCCTGGCCAAGCAGGTAGGCCAGATGCGGATACTGGTCGTTGTTGGCGTCTTACTGACGGGACATTTCCTGTGGTGGTTTGCTGACTCCGACCACATTGGCTACGCGCCGTTGTTTTGGTTGCTGAGCGTGTCGCTGGGCTTCAAGCTGCTGCGCATGCTGCACGAGTGGTACCACTACGTGGGCGTGAGCGAGCCCGTGGCCCCGGCCGGCCCGGCCCCGGCCTACACGGTGGACGTGCTCACGACCTTCTGCCCGGGCGAGCCCTACGCCATGATGGACCAGACGCTGCGGGCCATGCAGGCCATCACCTACCCCCACACCAGCTACCTCTGCGACGAGGCCGACGACCCCTATCTGCGCCAGCTCTGCCAGCAGCTGGGCATCGTGCACGTCACGCGCCGGCACAAGGTCGATGCCAAGGCCGGCAACATCAACCACGCCCTGCAGCAGGCCACGGGCCAGCTGTGCGTGGTGCTGGACCCGGACCACGTGCCGGCCCCCGACTTTCTGGACCAGGTCGTGCCCTACTTTGCCTGCCCCACCGTGGGCTACGTGCAGGTGGTGCAGGCCTACGGCAACCAGGACGAGAGCCTGGTGGCGCGCGGGGCGGCCGAGCAGACCTACCACTTTTACGGGCCCCTGATGATGGGCATGCACGCCTACAACACGGCCCAGGCCATCGGGGCCAACTGCACCTTCCGCCGCGCCGCCCTGGACTCGATTGGCGGCCACGCCGCGGGCCTGACCGAGGACATGCACACGGCCCTGCGCCTGCACGCGCAGGGCTGGCAGTCGGTGTACGTGCCGCGCATCCTGAGCCGGGGGCTGGTGCCCTCCACGCTGGGGGCCTTCTATGCCCAGCAGCTGAAGTGGGCCCGCGGGGCCTTTGAGCTGCTGCTGACGGTCTACCCGCGCCTATTCCGGCGCCTGAGCGGGCGCCAGAAGCTGCACTACGCGACCCTGCCCCTGTACTTTCTCTCCGGCCTGGTCACGCTCATTGATATTGCCGTCCCTATTGCCTCCTTGCTGCTAGTGGAGTTTCCCTGGCACTTGTCGTTGTTGGAATTTGCCCTGCACCTGACTCCGGTGCTGATGATGTCCCTGCTGATTCGCTACAACGCGCAACGCTGGCTGCGGGAGCCGCACGAAGCAGGTCTGCACCTAGTGGGCGGGCTGCTGCGCACCAGCACCTGGTGGATCTATTGCCTGGGTTTCGTGTACACGCTGCTGCGGGTGCGGGTGCCCTACATCCCGACTCCTAAAGAAGGCCACGGCCGCAACGAGTGGCTGCTTAGCTTGCCCAACCTAGTGCTAGCTGGTATCTGCGTAGCCGCCGCCCGCTACGGCCACTACCTCACCCAGACGCCCTACGCCCTGCTGATGATGGCGCTGGCCCTTACCAATGCCGCCCTGCTGTTCGCCTCTGTGCTGATGGCCCAGCACGAGCTGCTTAAGCGCCTTCGGCAGCTGGCTACATCCGCCCGCCCCCTGCGGTGGTTGCTGCGCCAGGCGGAGAATTTCCTGGAAAATCAGGTGGGCCCCCGGTTGCCGCGGCTACGGACTGCCGCCGTGTTCGTCGCCTTTTTTGTATTTACGACTCACTCCCTGATTAGCTTGGGAATAAGCCTGTGGCTGGGCCGAAATACACCCTCCGACGCCCTCATTTGGGCGCATACCGGCGTAGGTGGCGTACGAATCGGGCAGGCGGCTACCCCGCCAATGTCTCCTATGTGGACCGCTTCCGTTACGTCCGGAACTAAAGTGGCGCCGGCCGTAGTGGAGTTGCAATTGCCGCCCGCGCTAGGGCCTCACGTAACTTCCGCTACGTTGGCAGCCCTGGACCAGCAGGGCAGCACTCCTCTGCTGAGCTGGGAAGTGATGGGTAGCCGTTTTCAGGCCGATGCTTGGCAACGCAGCGTAGCCACTATCCGGGAGCGAAATAAACCTGTACTGCTGCGGCCCCTGCTGCGGGCTAGCACGCCGGCTGCTTACCGCAAAGCCTGGCGGGAGCTGGTTACCCGGTTTCGGGCGGCCGGCGACACCAGTGCCGCCTGGGTCTGGACTCCCCCTCGTCCCGATTCGGTAGCTGCCTATTTCCCAGGCGCCGCTTACACCGACTGGGTTGCCGCCGACTACCTTTCCTCGCAAGTGATTACACCAACGCAAGCAACTGAGCAGTACCAAGCCCTGCGGCTGCAGCTGGCCCAGCGGGCGGAGCTAAACAGCAAGCCCATTTTACTTCTCATACCCAGCCGGCCCGGCCAGCCCTTACCCAGTCAAGCCCAGCGCCTTACCCACACCTACCCAGAGGTCAAGGCAGTGGTATTTGGTCAGCCCCAACCCAAACACGCAGAAGTAGCCGAGAGGTAG
- a CDS encoding polysaccharide deacetylase family protein: MKFTNYPLLAAASLASLGALPACNDAKNATAAETAASSTAIAADSAETATITTAGTATAANTGNTGSPATIPAGKRADAATITARPQVPILCYHQIRDWRPRDSKGAKDYIVPVEQFKAQIKMLADSGYHTILPDQLYAYLTTGAPLPSKPVMLTFDDTDLDQFTVARPTLDKYGFKAVYFIMTVSLGRPNYMSKAQVKQLSDEGNVIGSHTWDHHNVKKYAGEDWVTQIEKPTKQLEEITGKKINYFAYPFGLWRPEAIPELKKRGMDAAFILAEKRDQQDPLYTIRRIIASGYWSPRTLHNSMVQSF, translated from the coding sequence ATGAAATTCACGAATTACCCGCTGCTGGCTGCGGCTTCTTTGGCCAGCCTCGGCGCGCTGCCTGCCTGCAACGACGCCAAAAACGCTACCGCCGCCGAAACGGCCGCCAGCTCCACTGCCATTGCCGCCGACTCGGCTGAAACGGCCACCATTACCACGGCGGGCACCGCTACCGCTGCCAACACCGGCAACACGGGCAGTCCGGCTACCATTCCGGCCGGCAAGCGTGCCGATGCCGCTACCATCACGGCTCGGCCCCAGGTGCCCATCCTGTGCTACCACCAGATTCGGGATTGGCGCCCCCGCGACTCCAAAGGTGCCAAGGACTACATCGTGCCGGTAGAGCAGTTCAAGGCCCAGATTAAGATGCTGGCCGATTCCGGCTACCACACCATTCTGCCCGACCAACTCTACGCCTACCTCACCACCGGCGCCCCGCTACCCAGCAAGCCCGTGATGCTGACCTTCGACGATACCGACCTCGACCAGTTCACGGTGGCCCGGCCCACGCTGGACAAGTACGGCTTCAAGGCAGTGTACTTTATTATGACCGTGAGCCTGGGGCGCCCCAACTACATGAGCAAAGCCCAGGTGAAGCAGCTTTCCGACGAGGGCAACGTCATCGGTTCCCACACCTGGGACCATCATAACGTGAAAAAGTACGCCGGCGAGGATTGGGTAACTCAGATTGAAAAGCCCACCAAGCAACTGGAGGAAATTACGGGCAAGAAAATCAACTACTTCGCCTACCCCTTCGGCCTGTGGCGCCCCGAGGCTATTCCGGAGCTGAAGAAGCGCGGCATGGATGCGGCCTTTATTCTGGCTGAAAAGCGCGACCAGCAGGACCCGCTCTATACCATCCGCCGCATTATTGCTAGTGGGTACTGGAGCCCCCGTACCCTGCATAACAGCATGGTGCAGAGCTTCTAA
- a CDS encoding rhodanese-like domain-containing protein, with the protein MFRFALLAAGLISSAGAHAQMSVPAAQPHAPAAVPMVNIGTITRPSVPVADLAEVKQALAQPGTVLLDVRTPAEFAAGHLSGAQNVDFRAPDFAQRMALLDPKKRYVLYCASGNRSGKAAVLLQEKGFQKVLNAGGFQALKEGGLPAQ; encoded by the coding sequence ATGTTCCGTTTTGCCTTGTTGGCTGCCGGTCTGATCAGTTCTGCCGGGGCCCACGCCCAAATGTCCGTCCCGGCAGCCCAGCCTCATGCTCCGGCGGCAGTACCCATGGTGAACATCGGGACCATAACCAGGCCCAGCGTGCCAGTGGCGGACTTGGCGGAGGTAAAGCAAGCCCTGGCCCAGCCCGGCACCGTGCTGCTGGATGTGCGCACGCCCGCTGAGTTTGCCGCCGGCCACCTATCTGGAGCGCAAAACGTGGATTTCCGCGCCCCTGATTTTGCCCAACGGATGGCCCTGCTCGACCCCAAGAAACGCTACGTGCTCTACTGCGCCTCCGGCAACCGCAGCGGTAAAGCCGCGGTACTTCTGCAAGAAAAAGGCTTTCAGAAAGTACTAAATGCTGGCGGCTTTCAGGCCCTAAAAGAAGGCGGGCTACCTGCCCAGTAG